GCAATAAAGAGAAGAGGCAGCAGCGCGATGATGGGCACGAACATTGCCATCCGCCATCCCCAACCTGACTCCACCGCGAGGCTGACAAAGACCGGTCCGGCAAAGACCCCGATGGCGGCAAAAATGCATCCTTCCGTGATGGCAACCCCGCTGTTTTCACCGTGATGACGTGCCAGCGATTCCTGAATGGCAATTTGCATGGCGCCCCCCGCCAGCCCTAACACCAACGACATGCCCAACGTTGCCGATGAAGGCATTGGCAGGGAAAAAATGGCCACTGCAATCGTCACCGCAAATGAGCTGGTGAGCAGGATACGCTTTGGCGATACCCTTCTTGAACAGTAGGTAACGATAAAGCCTGTCGCAAACATACCAATGGCGTAGAGGCTAAAGTGCCAGCCAATCACGATTCTGGACAGCTGTAATTCATCGCGTAGGAAAGGAGTGATAGAGCCCGGTACGGCCTGATGAAAACCGCACACCACCGACAACATATATAAATAGAACGTGTAATAGTCGCGCTTGAATTGGGGTTTAACCAGGCTCTGTTCCGTCATCTATTCATGTCCTTTAGAGGAGAATTACGGCTTACAAATATTTTTAATCACCAGGTGCTGAAGCAAAATAATGGTTTTGGCATCAATAATCTGGCCGTCATCAATCATTTGCAGCGCATCTTTAATCGGGATTTCCATGACCTTGATATCTTCGCCCTCTTCCGCGATACCGCCGCCTTCATTGATGCGCATTTCGTGCGTAAACGGCGCAATAAAGAAGTGTAGACGCTCAGTAACAGAACCGGGGCTCATGAATATTTCACCAATTTTGGTGACCTCATTGAGTTTATATCCGGTTTCCTCCTCCGCCTCTTTTCTGATGGCCTCTATCGGGTCGCGTTCATCCAGCAGACCTGCACACGCTTCGATCAGCTCATAATGATGACCCAGCAGAAAAGCGGGCAGCCGAAACTGACTGGTGAGAATGACCGTACGCGCATCCGGGTTGTAGAGCGCAATGGTCGCGCCGTGACCACGATCATAGGCTTCACGAACCAGCCGCTGTTCCGTTCCGTTTGAGCGTGTGTAAGTGATGTCGTATTTAGTGAGCTTTCCCCAGTCATTGGCTAATACCCAACTGCCATTGACGACCGCCGTCGTGGCAGAGGGTGCATAAGTCGTGTTTTTCATAGGTGATTACCGTTTGCAATGGATTCAAGTTGGGATAACCAGCGGGTTCGATTTTTTACCGCGTTTTCAGCATCAATAACAAATAGCCGGCTATCCGGTTTTCCGAGAATAACTTTGTTGTAGCTGGCATAAATCCCTTCAGCTTCTTCTGACCTGAGCCATTCCAATGCCTGAGTGACCAGCAAAGGGTGACGGGTCGTGGTAAAGCCAGTAAAAACCTCGGATTCAATGCCGATCGCATCCTGCGGCTCAACGATGCCTAGAGAGGGACGTTCCCGCTGCC
The genomic region above belongs to Pectobacterium colocasium and contains:
- a CDS encoding NUDIX domain-containing protein, whose translation is MKNTTYAPSATTAVVNGSWVLANDWGKLTKYDITYTRSNGTEQRLVREAYDRGHGATIALYNPDARTVILTSQFRLPAFLLGHHYELIEACAGLLDERDPIEAIRKEAEEETGYKLNEVTKIGEIFMSPGSVTERLHFFIAPFTHEMRINEGGGIAEEGEDIKVMEIPIKDALQMIDDGQIIDAKTIILLQHLVIKNICKP